In a single window of the Larimichthys crocea isolate SSNF chromosome XVII, L_crocea_2.0, whole genome shotgun sequence genome:
- the LOC104931941 gene encoding deoxyribonuclease-2-alpha isoform X2 yields MTTEQRYILYKLPKMEDDGLSYMYMDESTRGWELSREKINSRSGTLANTLKPLLDFYDRKTDGFGYMLYNDQPPKPYVAPASFGHSKGVVMLDKGTGVWLSHTTPKFPTYRNRDFWPTNGNPNAQTFMCVTYPYSEFKKIGLQLKYIHAYSYDSDLPTTFYEELRCVAQRDCYPKAKPWFSVMNLSSVRGRPFSSFAKYTRFGDDLYSGLIVKYSKDDLYVKSWGKMRDPLPSNCSTSIPHHVYNVNELKLNGKSFSDTVDHSKWCVTPGGGLTCIADTNREVSQMKRGGGAICIKDVKVGKAFFALISSHRPCKRERPPSDAQQREL; encoded by the exons ATGACGACGGAACAGAG GTATATTTTATACAAGTTGCCTAAAATGGAGGATGATGGCTTGTCATATATGTACATGGACGAGAGCACCAGAGGATGGGAACTcagcagagagaaaatcaaCAGTAGATCTGGCACTCTGGCAAACACCCTGAAACCTCTTCTTGATTTCTACGACAGAAAG ACTGATGGCTTTGGATACATGCTGTACAACGATCAGCCCCCAAAACCGTATGTTGCCCCTGCATCATTTGGTCACAGTAAAG GAGTCGTGATGTTGGACAAAGGAACTGGAGTTTGGCTCTCACACACTACACCAAAATTTCCAACATATCGCAACAGAGACTTCTGGCCAACCAATGGAAACCCAAATGCTCagacatttatgtgtgtgactTACCCCTATAGTGAATTCAAAAAAATTG GATTGCAGCTTAAGTACATCCACGCTTATTCATATGACTCTGACCTCCCGACAACCTTTTATGAAGAGCTACGATGTGTTGCACAGCGAGACTGCTACCCAAAGGCGAAACCCTGGTTTAGTGTGATGAATCTGAGTTCAGTGAGAGGCCGTCCTTTCTCCAGCTTTGCAAAATACACACGTTTTGGGGACG ATCTTTACTCTGGCCTAATTGTAAAGTATTCGAAGGACGATCTGTATGTTAAGAGTTGGGGAAAGATGCGTGACCCTCTGCCTTCTAACTGCAGCACCAGTATCCCTCACCATGTGTACAATGTGAATGAATTAAAGCTGAATGGAAAGTCCTTCAGTGATACTGTAGATCACTCAAAGTGGTGTGTGACACCTGGTGGTGGTTTGACCTGCATAGCTGATACGAACAGGGAAGTGAGTCAGATGAAAAGAGGTGGAGGTGCAATATGCATCAAAGATGTTAAAGTTGGG
- the samd13 gene encoding sterile alpha motif domain-containing protein 13, giving the protein MKTHCDLTDPGMEDKANGSVDTKSPVENGQLPDPANWGVADVVNYFKATGFEEQATAFQDQEIDGKSLLLMTRNDVLTGLSIKLGPALKIYEYHVKPLQTQHLKTNAS; this is encoded by the exons ATGAAAACTCACTGCGACCTTACTGATC ccGGCATGGAAGACAAGGCAAATGGCTCTGTTGACACCAAAAG CCCAGTGGAGAACGGTCAGCTGCCGGACCCTGCCAACTGGGGGGTCGCCGATGTCGTCAATTACTTCAAAGCAACAGGGTTCGAGGAGCAAGCCACAGCTTTTCAGGATCAG GAAATCGACGGCAAGTCCCTGCTTCTGATGACGCGTAACGACGTCCTGACGGGGCTGTCGATAAAGCTCGGCCCTGCACTGAAAATCTATGAGTATCACGTGAAGCCGCTGCAAACCCAACACCTGAAGACTAATGCCTCGTAG
- the LOC104931942 gene encoding deoxyribonuclease-2-beta — MATCFCLCLWIFITFWCCTVCGTDISCRNEAGEPVDWFIIYKLPRDKIGEVGSGVDYMYLDSSVGSWQMSKFMVNTSQGAIGNTLNQLYMGEAYKSNSSVYALYNDAPPILKYLKGYGHTKGVLLFNRCQGFWLSHSIPHFPSFPEKGYLYPSSGKVNGQTALCVTYQYEQFLLIAKQMAYLYPRFYNCSVPAAFLADMPQLAQLCKGAKPPLASDKAVEQLFSMEGEKFVNFVKSERFVDDIYTGWVAQALGADLLVETWQTQGHELPSNCSLPKHTMNIKRIQLPGSILFLSRHDHSKWCVSRVYEEQVTCLGDLNRERAQMWRGGGLVCSFNPLIYKAFRQVVDWYIGC; from the exons ATGGCCACATGCTTCTGTTTATGCTTATGGATTTTTATCACGTTTTGGTGTTGCACAGTGTGTGGTACTGACATTTCCTGTAGAAATGAAGCTGGTGAGCCTGTTGATTG GTTTATCATCTACAAACTGCCCAGGGATAAGATTGGTGAGGTTGGCAGTGGGGTAGACTACATGTACCTCGACTCCTCAGTAGGGAGTTGGCAGATGAGTAAATTCATGGTTAACACCAGTCAAGGAGCTATAGGTAATACACTGAACCAGCTCTACATGGGAGAGGCCTACAAG TCTAACAGTTCAGTCTATGCACTCTACAATGATGCACCGCCGATCCTGAAATACCTCAAAGGATATGGACACACTAAAG GGGTACTGCTCTTTAACCGCTGTCAAGGTTTCTGGCTGTCGCACAGTATTCCCCATTTCCCCTCGTTCCCTGAGAAAGGTTACCTTTACCCCTCCTCTGGCAAAGTCAACGGCCAAACTGCTCTCTGTGTGACCTACCAGTATGAACAGTTCCTCCTAATAG CAAAACAGATGGCGTATCTTTACCCACGTTTCTATAACTGCTCTGTGCCTGCTGCATTCTTGGCTGACATGCCGCAGTTGGCTCAGTTATGTAAGGGTGCAAAACCACCGTTGGCCTCAGATAAGGCAGTGGAGCAGCTTTTCTCAATGGAAGGGGAGAAGTTTGTCAATTTTGTCAAATCTGAACGCTTTGTGGATG ACATCTACACAGGCTGGGTGGCTCAGGCTCTGGGTGCTGACCTACTGGTGGAGACCTGGCAAACACAAGGTCACGAGCTGCCCTCCAACTGCTCCctgccaaaacacacaatgaacatCAAGAGGATTCAGCTTCCTGGATCAATCCTGTTCCTTTCCCGCCACGACCATTCAAAGTGGTGCGTGTCGAGGGTCTATGAGGAGCAGGTGACCTGCCTGGGGGATCTGAACAGGGAGAGGGCCCAAATGTGGCGTGGTGGGGGGCTTGTCTGCTCCTTCAACCCCTTGATTTACAAGGCGTTCAGACAGGTGGTGGACTGGTACATTGGTTGTTGA
- the uox gene encoding uricase: MATASDQNVEFVRTGYGKNTVKVLVIRRQGSHHFIIELKADVQLTLKTRKDYLKGDNSDIIPTDTMKNTVHALAKLKGVKNIEQFSLDICHHFLTSFNHVLRAKVHMEEAPWRRLEKNGVEHAHAFIFSPEVCRFCDVEQNLNGIPVVHSGVQDMKVLKTTQSGFEGFLRDRFTTLQEARDRCFCTSVYARWRYNKIQDLDFDAAWKRVKETIIEKFAGPYDRGEYSPSVQKTLYETQVLVLDRILEVDEIEIVMPNQHYFTIDMTKMGLTNKDEVLLPLDNPSGNITGTVRRKQQARL, translated from the exons ATGGCAACTGCTTCAGATCAG AATGTGGAGTTTGTGCGAACAGGCTACGGCAAGAACACAGTGAAGGTGTTGGTCATCAGGAGACAGGGGAGCCACCACTTCATCATTGAGCTGAAAGCCGACGTGCAGCTCACACTCAAAACACGCAAGGATTACCTGAAAGGAGACAACTCAGACATCATCCCGACCGACACCATGAAGAACACCGTCCATGCACTGGCCAAGCTCAAGGGG GTTAAGAACATCGAGCAATTTTCCCTGGATATCTGTCATCATTTCCTGACCTCTTTCAACCATGTGCTGAGGGCCAAGGTTCACATGGAGGAGGCTCCATGGAGAAGGCTGGAGAAG AATGGGGTAGAGCATGCTCATGCATTTATCTTCAGCCCAGAAGTCTGTCGCTTCTGTGATGTTGAACAGAATCTCAATG GCATCCCTGTGGTTCACAGCGGGGTGCAGGACATGAAGGTGTTGAAAACCACCCAGTCTGGTTTTGAGGGTTTCCTCCGAGACCGCTTCACTACTCTGCAAGAAGCCAGGGACAGGTGTTTCTGCACCTCTGTCTACGCCAGGTGGCGCTACAACAAGATTCAAGATCTCGACTTTGATGCTGCATG GAAGCGTGTGAAGGAGACTATTATTGAGAAGTTTGCTGGGCCCTACGATCGTGGAGAGTACTCACCCTCTGTGCAGAAAACCCTTTATGAAACACAGGTTCTAGTCCTGGACCGAATTCTTGAG GTGGATGAAATAGAGATTGTCATGCCCAACCAGCATTACTTCACCATAGACATGACAAAAATGGGCCTCACCAACAAAGATGAA gttcttcttcctctggacAACCCGTCAGGCAACATCACTGGGACAGTGCGCAGGAAACAGCAAGCCAGGCTGTGA
- the LOC104931941 gene encoding deoxyribonuclease-2-alpha isoform X1: MTMAGYRIMRLLIVVGILFQGCDSDVKCRNDDGTEVDWYILYKLPKMEDDGLSYMYMDESTRGWELSREKINSRSGTLANTLKPLLDFYDRKTDGFGYMLYNDQPPKPYVAPASFGHSKGVVMLDKGTGVWLSHTTPKFPTYRNRDFWPTNGNPNAQTFMCVTYPYSEFKKIGLQLKYIHAYSYDSDLPTTFYEELRCVAQRDCYPKAKPWFSVMNLSSVRGRPFSSFAKYTRFGDDLYSGLIVKYSKDDLYVKSWGKMRDPLPSNCSTSIPHHVYNVNELKLNGKSFSDTVDHSKWCVTPGGGLTCIADTNREVSQMKRGGGAICIKDVKVGKAFFALISSHRPCKRERPPSDAQQREL, from the exons ATGACGATGGCTGGATAT AGGATAATGAGGTTGCTCATCGTGGTTGGGATTCTTTTTCAAGGCTGTGATTCAGATGTGAAATGCAGAAATGACGACGGAACAGAGGTGGACTG GTATATTTTATACAAGTTGCCTAAAATGGAGGATGATGGCTTGTCATATATGTACATGGACGAGAGCACCAGAGGATGGGAACTcagcagagagaaaatcaaCAGTAGATCTGGCACTCTGGCAAACACCCTGAAACCTCTTCTTGATTTCTACGACAGAAAG ACTGATGGCTTTGGATACATGCTGTACAACGATCAGCCCCCAAAACCGTATGTTGCCCCTGCATCATTTGGTCACAGTAAAG GAGTCGTGATGTTGGACAAAGGAACTGGAGTTTGGCTCTCACACACTACACCAAAATTTCCAACATATCGCAACAGAGACTTCTGGCCAACCAATGGAAACCCAAATGCTCagacatttatgtgtgtgactTACCCCTATAGTGAATTCAAAAAAATTG GATTGCAGCTTAAGTACATCCACGCTTATTCATATGACTCTGACCTCCCGACAACCTTTTATGAAGAGCTACGATGTGTTGCACAGCGAGACTGCTACCCAAAGGCGAAACCCTGGTTTAGTGTGATGAATCTGAGTTCAGTGAGAGGCCGTCCTTTCTCCAGCTTTGCAAAATACACACGTTTTGGGGACG ATCTTTACTCTGGCCTAATTGTAAAGTATTCGAAGGACGATCTGTATGTTAAGAGTTGGGGAAAGATGCGTGACCCTCTGCCTTCTAACTGCAGCACCAGTATCCCTCACCATGTGTACAATGTGAATGAATTAAAGCTGAATGGAAAGTCCTTCAGTGATACTGTAGATCACTCAAAGTGGTGTGTGACACCTGGTGGTGGTTTGACCTGCATAGCTGATACGAACAGGGAAGTGAGTCAGATGAAAAGAGGTGGAGGTGCAATATGCATCAAAGATGTTAAAGTTGGG